One Trichosurus vulpecula isolate mTriVul1 chromosome 7, mTriVul1.pri, whole genome shotgun sequence genomic region harbors:
- the LOC118856028 gene encoding solute carrier family 35 member D3-like: protein MQLCKGRMLGISVAIAHGVFSGSLNILLKFLISRYQFAFLTLVQCLTSSTAAISLELLRRLGLVSVPPFSLSLARPFAGVTVLSTLQSSLTLWSLRGLSLPMYVVFKRCLPLVTMLIGVLVLKNGAPSPGVLVAVLITTCGAALAGAGDLTGDPIGYVTGVLAVLVHAAYLVLIQKTSSDSEHGALTAQYTIAISATPLLIICSFASMDSINAWAFPGWKDPTMVCIFVACILIGCAMNFTTLHCTYINSAVTTSFVGVVKSIATITVGMVAFNDVEPTSLFIAGVVVNTFGSLIYCVAKFIETRKQSSYEDLEKDRTEDVQETNGAQPPFVMEALPLEKGNGEMEGEETTSEISQPCTEKPKRGVLETALASSSSQEAEGINKNSLKDAYLGVWRLVRGTKYAKKDYLLENEELSSP, encoded by the exons ATGCAGCTGTGCAAAGGCCGGATGCTTGGCATTTCGGTGGCCATCGCCCATGGGGTCTTCTCGGGCTCCCTCAACATTCTGCTCAAGTTCCTCATCAGCCGCTACCAGTTCGCCTTCCTGACCCTGGTGCAGTGCCTAACCAGCTCCACTGCTGCCATCAGCCTGGAGCTGCTGCGGCGCCTGGGACTAGTCTCTGTGCCCCCTTTCAGCCTGAGCCTGGCGCGCCCTTTCGCCGGGGTCACTGTGCTATCCACTCTGCAGTCCAGCCTCACCCTCTGGTCCCTGAGGGGGCTCAGTCTGCCTATGTACGTGGTCTTCAAGCGTTGTCTGCCGCTGGTCACTATGCTCATCGGCGTCCTGGTGCTCAAGAACGGGGCGCCCTCCCCCGGGGTCCTAGTGGCGGTACTCATCACCACCTGCGGGGCAGCCCTAGCAG gAGCTGGTGATCTAACTGGGGACCCCATTGGGTATGTGACAGGTGTCCTGGCAGTATTAGTTCATGCTGCTTATCTTGTGCTTATTCAGAAGACCAGTTCAGACTCTGAGCATGGAGCCCTCACAGCCCAGTATACCAttgccatctctgccacacctCTGCTCATCATTTGCTCCTTTGCCAGCATGGATTCTATCAATGCTTGGGCCTTCCCAGGATGGAAAGATCCAACCATGGTCTGCATCTTTGTGGCTTGCATTTTGATTGGCTGTGCCATGAACTTTACTACACTCCACTGTACCTACATTAACTCTGCTGTGACCACTAGTTTTGTTGGAGTGGTGAAAAGTATAGCCACCATCACAGTGGGCATGGTGGCCTTCAATGATGTGGAGCCTACTTCTCTGTTCATAGCAGGTGTGGTGGTGAACACCTTTGGTTCTCTAATTTATTGTGTGGCCAAGTTCATTGAGACCAGAAAGCAAAGCAGTTATGAGGACCTGGAGAAAGACCGTACGGAAGATGTACAGGAGACAAATGGAGCTCAACCACCATTTGTTATGGAGGCCCTGCccttggagaaaggaaatggtgagatggaaggagaggagaCAACCAGCGAGATTAGTCAGCCGTGCACAGAAAAGCCTAAACGTGGTGTCCTAGAAACAGCACTGGCCTCCAGCAGCAGCCAGGAGGCTGAAGGAATTAATAAGAACTCATTAAAGGATGCTTACCTTGGAGTGTGGAGATTGGTTAGGGGGACTAAATATGCGAAGAAAGATTATTTGCTAGAAAATGAGGAACTATCCAGCCCCTGA